A single window of Taeniopygia guttata chromosome 1, bTaeGut7.mat, whole genome shotgun sequence DNA harbors:
- the KCNE3 gene encoding potassium voltage-gated channel subfamily E member 3 has translation MDENNRTLESWHQSLQAVLNALNQTLHGAIPCSGEASAGVAGATRGGHAGRNANAYMYILFVMTLFAATVGSLILGYTRSRKVDKRSDPYHIYIKNRVSMI, from the coding sequence ATGGATGAGAACAACCGCACTTTGGAGTCTTGGCACCAAAGcctgcaggcagtgctgaaCGCCCTGAACCAGACGCTGCACGGGGCCATCCCCTGCTCCGGCGAGGCCTCGGCCGGCGTGGCAGGAGCCACACGTGGTGGCCATGCTGGCCGCAACGCCAACGCCTACATGTACATCCTGTTCGTCATGACGCTCTTCGCTGCCACCGTGGGCAGCCTCATCCTGGGCTACACCCGCTCCCGCAAGGTGGACAAGCGCAGCGACCCCTACCACATCTACATCAAGAACAGGGTCTCCATGATCTGA